TCAGACATGTGAGATCCATACGCTGATTCTCAGGGCTCTGGCTTCCTGTCGCTATAAGgtgattttctctctctgttgaGCAGGATTCTGGTGAGTTACTTGTTTCTGTATTTAAGTTAGTGCTAAGGGCTCAAGAAGGGTTCAAGGGTCCATACCAAAAATCATCTGGGCAGGAATTCACCAGTACAGCAACTTGACATTTTTAGTATTGTCAAAAGCACCAAGGGATTTACCTGGTAAAATTGCAACTCAAATATTATTGGAAATAGTTTagagaaatattcatttttatgatcatagaatattagggtggaagagacctcaggagggcatctagtccaatcccctgcttaaagcaggaccaacaccaactaaatcatcccagtcagggttttgtcaagccaggccttaaaaacctctaagaatagagattccaccacctccctaggtaacccattccagtgcttcatcaccctcctagtgaaatagtgtttcctactatccaacctagacctcccccactgcaacttgagaccattactccttgttctgtcatctgccaccactgagaacagccaagctccagcctctttggaacccaacttcagatagttgaaggatGTTATCAAtgtcccctcactcttctcttctccagataaAATAagccccgttccctcagcctctccttgtaagtcttgtgccccaggcccctaatcatttttgatgccctccactggactctctctaatttgtccacatcccttctgtagtggggggaccaaaactggatgcaatactccaggtgtggcctcccCAGtggcgaatagaggggaataatcacttccctcaatctgctagcaatgcttTTACTAagacagcccaatatgctgtaggtcttcttggcagcaagggcacactgctgactcatatccagcttctcatccactgtaatccccaggtccttttctgcagaactgctgcttagccagttggtccccagcctgtagcggtgcatggcattcttccatcctttgtgcaggactctgcagttctccttgttgaaccttgtcagatttcttttggcctaattctccaatttgtctaggtcattctggaccctatccctaccctccactgTATCTACCTCtacccccagtttagtgtcatctgcgaacttgctgagggtgcaatccacaccatcctccaggtagttaataaagatgttgaacaaaaccagccccaggaccgatccctggagCACTTCGCTTGATACCGActtccaactagacatcgagccattgatcactacccattgagcccaacaatctagccagctttctatccaccttatagtccattcatccaatccatacttctttaatttgctagcaagaatactgtggcagaccatatcaaaatctttgctaaaatcaagatatatcacatcccaAGATATAccacttttcccatatccacagagccagttatcttgtcatagaaggcaatcaggttggtcaggcatgacttgcccttggtgaatcagTTAATTCTCTCAAACCATGTCCTTCTGTCTTACTGAGTAGCTTTCTTTTTTGGGCAGTGTGGTTTTTCCTCTGCTTCACTCAAGTTTTCTAATTCAGCAACGTTACTTCCTTGTTAGGAAGTGCAGCTAAAGCCTCTTCAAGGGGTATTTCATTGTGACACCTACCAAAGGATTCACAAGAAAGGGATGCACAGGGTTTCACTCACATTCTGCCTCCCTGGGTCACTGACACTGGGTTCCCTCTGAGCAAAATCCCTGCCTTGTTTTGAAATCACTGTCCTTCATGCCCAGTGTCAGAGCTGCATGCTAACTAGGGGTTTCCTTCAGACTCTTTCAGCATCCTAACAGAATTACCCTCTCTGTAGCAGGACCTGAGGGCTTGAGTTTAAGAGGTGGGAGCCAAAAGTTAAACACTGAGGGTGAATCTggtcccactgagatcaatggcagaactcccaacAGGTCCAGGAGTTCAACCTAAATCCTCATGTAGGGACTTAAATTAATTGCTTGATTTATACCAACCATGAGTCTCCCGTGATGGGTGAATGCATTTGGACCAAAGGATAACTGACAAGATCGTTACTAAAATCTCAAACGCACAGGCTTAAAGGTTCAGAACAATGaatagaaaaaactttttcagggAGTCTGGCTTAGAGGAAACTATATGGTGTTGGAAATCTCACCGGGGCAGGTCCAggaacacacagtgtgtgtgtcgtggggtggggggagtgtgggaCATGCAGGAGCTACTGGCAGCTGCCTGAAACAGTGGGCCACTGGGACACAGATGTTAAACCCAGGATGCTCTGGGACCATTTGCTAGCCAGCTCTGTTAGTCATTAATGGCGAGGGTTGTAAATACATTCTTCAATGCAGAGATTTTATGGGCTCAAGTCATTATTTTTCTCACCTAAAACATTCCTCTGTACATTGTAACAGGATCCCTGATCCTCGTGAAATACACACCTAGTGTAATATTTCGAAGGTGCAGTAATCACATGAGAACTTCTCCTCAGAGGGCTCAACCCAACATGACCCATTGGAGTGCTACCCATTGCCTTGAACTTGTGGGTTCGattaaaacatctctatccatcatgctgtcatcctgaccttaccTCTGGGTttggtcagtgtgttcctgttatctctGGGGAATAGGCTGGCATTGAGTTGTTCTGGTATCaccacctttctggaatgtggTTGTGTGAGTGCTTTGTGCCTTGTATCTCTTAGGCATATGTGATTTTCCAATATCACCACTATGCTTGCCAAAATCTGTGAGGAGGGCCCTGCCTTTTGCTCAGAACCTGACTTTCCATTATATCAGCAAAATTTTGACCAGTTTAGTTCAggctgatacaagggcttatattTCAATCACCCTTCCTACTAtggtaggtacttacagacttttatcaagtcaccccttcaccatctttcttaaaatatatAGACTGAgatctttgagtctatcactataagttTGTttgaggactggaacacatgagttatgaggagaggctgagggaactggggatatttagtgtgcggaagagaagaatgaggggggatttgatagctgctttcaactacctgaaaggggattccaaagaggatggctctagactgttctcagtggtagcagatgccagaacaaggagtaatggtctcaagttgcagtgggggagatttaggttggatattaggaaaaactttttcactaggagggtggtgaaacactggaatgcgttacctagggagttggtggaatctccttccttagaagtttttaaggtcaggcttgacaaagccctggctgggatgatttaattggggatcggtcctgctttgagcagggggttggaatagatgacctcctgaggtcccttccaaccctgatattctatgattctaaggcaggttttctaatcttttaataattcttgtgactcttctctgaaccctcctcAGTGTTTCAACATCCATatttaattgtggacaccagaactggacacagggttccagcagcagtcgcaccagtgccaaatacagaggtaaaataacttctctacctctccttgagattcccctggttatcatcccaggatcacattggcTATTTTGGCCACATGGTCACACTGTGACCTCATGTTTTAGCAAATTATCGCTTCAGGGCCCCAAATCTAGTTAAGAGACGTTACATATCCCACTATAGTCCCCATCATGTAAGCAtcacctgcattctttgttcctagatgtagatATCTACAGAACTATATTAGAACACATATTGATTGCTTTGACCCAGTTTACCAACCAATCCAatttgctctgaatcagtggcctgtcctcttcattatttaccattccccaatttttgtgtcatctgcagacttcgATATTCAGGCATGAAACTAGTTAGTAGCTGAGTTGCTCACATGTGTGTCTGCTTACACTTGTCATTTAACACCTGAAACTTATGTCTCAGACAAGAAAGTGTCTCACCAAAAGGAACAAGTGAAGTAACAGAGGTGCCGGCCTGTAGTCCTAAATACCAAGGCCCTTGTGCCCTTCATGCCCATTCTGTTGAGCACAGAGTCATAGCCCAGTGTGATAACATGTGTTTCTATAGGGGAAACTTGGCTCCTTTCCTACATAGGAACTGCATCATGGATCAGACCTAtagtccatctagttcagtgtcCTCTCTCTGGCAGTGACAGCCCCAGGTGCTGCAGAAAAAGATGTAAGAAACCCACCAGTaggtggatggggtggggatgaTTGAACAGCATGAGGGTCTCACCCTAATAACTTACAGCTTGATATTGGCTTGTGCCCTGAAACACGTGGGCATAAAGGCTTTCCAGAACATTTATTTAGCTGTACCTATTGTAACTAAATACTTTTACTGTCCATGTAAATGCCCAAACCCTTCCTGATCCTTGCTTAGCTTATGGCCTCAACTACCACTTGTGGCTATGAGTTCCTCGGTCTCATGAGGCACTGAGTGAAGAAAGCATTCTTTTTGTTTAatctgttttgaatttgccacatTTCAGATTAAATGAACATCATCCTGATCTCAttttatgagacagggagaacacagTCTCCATCTACTCTCTACCAGTCAGTATTTTATGGACTTTCCTCGTGTCCACTCTTATTCATCGTCTTTGTAAggtaacaatcccagtcttttcaacctCCCTCTGTGTGAGAGTTTTCCCAGGCCCTTAATCACTCTTACTGCCCTTGCCCAAATCCCTCTAGTTCTGAAATATCTTGTGCGAGAAGGGTGCCCAGTACTACATAGAGGAGTCCAGAGGACCGTGAAATATTGATATGACTGATCTCACGGGATTGTATTTTCTATAGGATTCCCCATCCCACTCCTTCTGGATCCCAATGTTTTGCTTAGTTTCTATCCATGCTTGCACTGTGAGCAGGGTTTCCCAGAGCTGTGTACCATGATGCACAGGACCCTTTTCTGAGTTCATACACTTAAATTAGAAACTTGTTAGGTGTTTGAGGAGTTCCACTATTCCCTACATTGGGCATACACATCACAGTTTATTGACCTCGAAATTCATCTGCCatcatgttgcccattcacctGGCAGGGTTAGTTCACTCTGAGGACTTCTCTGGGCTAGACTATGACCTAAATAATCTGGCGCCATCTGTAAATGTGGCCACATCACTGCTCAGCCTCCTTTCTCTTATTTACTGTACTGGTATCTAATGTGTAAACCCCCATCTCTGTTTCCCTCCCTTCACAGCCACCTTGAGCATTTCTGTGCCTGATCGACTCATCCACCACCATATGGCAGCTTCCAACCTCACCCTCTCTGGCCTTTCAACATTTATCCTAACAGGCATTCCTGGGCTGGAAGCTGCCCACATCTGGATTTCCATCCCTTTTTCTACATTCTATATTATCAGCCTGTTGGGAAATTTCATGGTTCTGTTTGTTGTAAGCAAAGAACAGACCCTGCACAAGCCGATGTtcctgctgctctgcatgctggcgcTCACAGACATCAGCTTGTCTACCTCCGTCATGACGAAGGCACTGtgtatattttggttcaatttgaaagACATTACTGTGGgtggctgcctcacccagatgttcttcctTCACGCAGTTTCTGTTATGCAGTCAGCCGTCCTCGTGATAATGGCCTTCGATCGCTATGTTGCCATATGTAACCCCCTGAGATACCCCACCATCCTCACGAACGCACGAGTAGCTAAGCTAGGGCTTCTGGGTTTgataagagctgttctcttcatgctacccctgcccctgctcctgagcaggcaGCCATTCTGTGTGAACCGCATTATCCCCCACATGTACTGTGAGCACATGGCTGTGGCGAAGATGTCTTGTGGGGACATCACAGTCAACAGAGCATATGGCTTGGTGATGGCATTTGTAGTCTTAGGGTTAGACCTGATGCTCGTAGCCCTGTCCTACAGTCTGATCATTGGGGCCGTTTTCAGAATCTCCTCCAAGACAGCCCACCAGAAAGCCCTCAACACCTGCACAGCCCACATTTGTGTCATGCTGATGTCTTGtactctcttcttcttttccaCTCTGACACACCGGTTTGGTCAGGGCATCGCTCCACACATTCACATCATCTTGGCCAACCTCTACTTCCTCGTTCCCCCCATGCTCAACCCTATTATTTATGGGGTTAAAACCAAAGATCTTCGTGACAAAGTGGGCAAATACACCTGCAGAATATGCTTGCCTGGAGGCCACTGACTTTAAAGCTGCATGACAAGAGCGGGAAAGGATATCTCCTTCTTAATCAAGGGTGTTCTGTCCCAGCGTAGATAAGCTCAGCATTGTGGAAGTTCAAGTCTGAGAAGCTCAGAGATCTTATCACTCCATCACCACGCAATACGCTCTCCTTTCCTCTCTGATCATCACCTGATCTCTTTCAGCGTCACcctgagaaactggaaaggatccggAGGCGGGAGACAAACATGACCAAAGGGAATGCAAGGCAGATGAGCTGAGGCTGAAGAAACTGGGGactgcaaacaggggagtttgagagggacTTGGTAAGAGAATCGCTGCGGTGAGGAAGGGCCGCATCACCAGTGCGAACGctgctcctctctcctccacccgcGCCTGTGTCCAGACAAACAACCTAACCACGGACGCCTCTACCCGGTGATGAGCTGCTAAAATCCTAAAAGCCtgttcccccctcaccccacgagggggtcgtggcccgccCCCCCAGGacgcctgccccatccaccccctcctctgtcccctgactgcccccggagctgggcaggagggtctcgtgggccaccgtagtgggtgccctccccgcccctaagagccagagggacctgccgggggtgaggtggggagtctcctgggaagcatccggcagggccctctggctcctaggggtggggtagcataggtggggggggaatagggggagcagccgctccccccactgatcacatcaaaagtggtgccttaggcaccgaccccgtgggtgctctggggctggagcacccacggggaaaagttggtgggtgcagagcaaccaccagcagctccccgcccaaTGCCTGGCCCCTGCttacctctgctccacctctgcctcctcccctgaacgtcccccaccccagcttcctgcgaatcagctgttcgcatggAAAGCCTGGGAGGGCCGAGAAGCAAGCAGCGatttcgcgctcaggcccagggaggcggaggagagctggggtggggagcggttcccctgtgccccccgccccgggttacctgctgcagcacggGCAGCCCTCCTGgggccccccccagctcacctccgttccgcctccctgggcctgagcctgAAGCCTCctcttgcttctcagccctcccagctTCTCACACAAACAGCTGAatcgcgggaagctgggggtggggggcagagaagcagaccAGGGTGGAGCGTAACTCAGGtcagagatgagctggggccgggcggggagctgctggtgggggctctgcacccaccatatTTTCCCCGTGggttctccagccccagagcacccacggagttggtgcctaaggcaccacttttggccggttgttaaatttagaagcctttttagaaccggttgtcccgcgcagaacaaccggttctaagaaggcttctaaatttaataacCGGTTCCAGCGAATTGGtgtgaaccagctccagctcaccactgcctctaCCCATATTCTGGTGTAGATTTGCGGAGATAGTGGCCTGCATTTTCCACTCTAAGGAAGCAAGCCTGGGGGAACCATCCAGTGCAAAAGGtacctgctggtggaatctcgcAGGCAGTATCAGGGAGAGCTACAGAaagaggtggctaggctgaggatcATGCATGCCCATGAGGAATTCCTCAAGAGTATTCACATGGAGccatccaaggctgaggaagccATCCAGCTACAGAGGATTGCTGTCACACCGCTGGGagaggaggatatggctctgtgACAGGGAGGGtactggctgctggttacttgTGGCAACAGACAGTGCTCCACCCCAGCTCCCAAACCACTCAACATGGTGATGGAAAACCGATATGCTTCCCTGGAAATGAGCAATGAAGAATCAccccaaaggaggaggaggaggagccatgtaaccccaaggctgggaggatcacagccaccatTCGCAGGAGGAAATGTAGTctagtggtggttggtgacttTCTTCTGAGTGGGATGAAGGCACCCATCCTTGGTATGGAAGGATTGTTGAGGATCATTTGGCCCTCTGACCACTACCCCATGCTAtccatccatgtgggcactaatgatactgcaagttatgaccctgagcagattggaaggaactgcagggctctgggagtatgGGTAAAGGAGTTTGGAGTGCAAGTGGTGTTCGCTTCAGTTCTTCTGGTCAAGAATAGGGACCcgggcagagacagatgcatcctggaggtgaatctactaagcagagatggggtccacgtttcgaggaaggggtggagcataTTTGGCTACAGcgtggctaacctagtgaggagggctttaaactaggttcaatggGGACAGGTGACCAAAgtccacaggtaagtcaaaaacatggacaTCTGGGAGAAGGGTTGGAATCTAGGGGGAgtatgggctgttatagcagaaataagggagagacaagacagaagtGTGTGGGAGAGAAATCAAATAGATTATCTTAGATGTCTGCATATTAATGTAAGAAGtctggggaataaacaggaagaactcaaaatgctagtaaataaacacaactatgacatcgTTGGCatcacggagacttggtgggataatacgcatgactggaatattggtatagaagggtacagcttgcaaaggaagggcagacagagagaaaaggaaggaggtgttgccttatatattaaaaatgtatacacttggactgaggttaaGATAGAAATAGAAGACAGACTTGATAAatgtctctgggtaaggataaagaGGTAAAAAACAAACCTTGATGTCATGGTAGGGCTCTACTACAGACCACCGAATCAGGatgaagaggtggatgaggcttttttaaacaaGTAACAAAAACATCCAAAGCACGGGACTTTGTGCCGATGTGGAACTTCCACTACCCAGggatctgttgggaaaataacacagcagggcacagattatccaacaagttcttggaatatattgcagacatttttttttatttcagaaggtggagacagctactAGGGGAGATGCTCTTCTAGATTTGACAAAATATGGGGAACAAGTGAAGAATTTGCAAGTGGAAAGCAgcc
The nucleotide sequence above comes from Caretta caretta isolate rCarCar2 chromosome 1, rCarCar1.hap1, whole genome shotgun sequence. Encoded proteins:
- the LOC125626478 gene encoding olfactory receptor 52D1-like, with translation MAASNLTLSGLSTFILTGIPGLEAAHIWISIPFSTFYIISLLGNFMVLFVVSKEQTLHKPMFLLLCMLALTDISLSTSVMTKALCIFWFNLKDITVGGCLTQMFFLHAVSVMQSAVLVIMAFDRYVAICNPLRYPTILTNARVAKLGLLGLIRAVLFMLPLPLLLSRQPFCVNRIIPHMYCEHMAVAKMSCGDITVNRAYGLVMAFVVLGLDLMLVALSYSLIIGAVFRISSKTAHQKALNTCTAHICVMLMSCTLFFFSTLTHRFGQGIAPHIHIILANLYFLVPPMLNPIIYGVKTKDLRDKVGKYTCRICLPGGH